The following proteins are co-located in the Rhea pennata isolate bPtePen1 chromosome 2, bPtePen1.pri, whole genome shotgun sequence genome:
- the IMPACT gene encoding protein IMPACT isoform X1: MAASDPETAQQQLDEIEALSSIYGEDWCVVDEDEKIYCIKISNCLEQPKWTLCLQVVLPPGYPAAEPPIYQLNASWLRGQDYMELANSLEEIYIQNLGESILYLWVEKIREVLIEKAQSSGSAEPDNKKISEEVDEDNEDDFLLDHQPVQEDSVKMLNFITSESQEDEELPLIHHGNPITDRRSTFQAHLAPVVTPRQVKRILEKLYENKKIASATHNIYAYRIYCEDKQTFLQDCEDDGETAAGGRLLHLMQILNVRNVLVVVSRWYGGILLGPDRFKHINNCARTILVEYNYVHSVEESSKQVGKSKRIKKDNKKRMEH; the protein is encoded by the exons CTTGATGAAATTGAAGCCCTATCATCCATATATGGTGAAGATTGGTGTGTTGTTgatgaagatgaaaaaatcTATTGCATTAAGATCAGCAATTGTCTGGAGCAACCTAAATGGACCCTCTGTTTACAG GTAGTTTTGCCTCCAGGATATCCAGCTGCCGAGCCACCTATTTATCAACTGAA TGCCTCTTGGCTTCGAGGACAGGATTATATGGAACTAGCAAATAGCTTGGAAGAAATATACAT ACAGAACCTTGGTGAAAGTATTCTTTATTTATGGGTGGAGAAGATACGAGAAGTTCTGATAGAAAAGGCACAGTCATCAGGCTCAG CAGAACCAGATAATAAGAAAATCAGTGAAGAAGTCGATGAAGATAATGAAGATGATTTTCTCTTGGACCATCAGCCAGTTCAGGAAGATTCAgttaaaatgctgaattttattACATCTGAAAGCCAAGaag ATGAAGAACTGCCGTTGATACATCATGGAAACCCAATCACAGACCGAAGGAGTACCTTCCAGGCACATCTGGCTCCTGTGGTGACACCTCGACAA gtaAAGAGAATTCTTGAAAAATTGTATGAGAATAAGAAAATTGCTAGTGCTACCCACAACATATATGCATACAG aatatacTGTGAAGATAAGCAGACCTTCTTACAGGATTGTGAAGATGATGGGGagacagcagcaggaggacGTCTTCTTCATCTTATGCAG ATTTTGAATGTCCGCAACGTGTTAGTGGTGGTATCCCGCTGGTATGGAGGTATTCTATTAGGACCAGATCGTTTTAAACACATCAATAATTGTGCAAGAACTATCCTTGTGGAATACAACTACGTACATTCAGTG gaagaatCATCTAAACAAGTGGGAAAGAGCAAAAGGATAAAGaaggacaacaagaagagaATGGAACATTAA
- the IMPACT gene encoding protein IMPACT isoform X2 yields MAASDPETAQQQLDEIEALSSIYGEDWCVVDEDEKIYCIKISNCLEQPKWTLCLQVVLPPGYPAAEPPIYQLNASWLRGQDYMELANSLEEIYIQNLGESILYLWVEKIREVLIEKAQSSGSEPDNKKISEEVDEDNEDDFLLDHQPVQEDSVKMLNFITSESQEDEELPLIHHGNPITDRRSTFQAHLAPVVTPRQVKRILEKLYENKKIASATHNIYAYRIYCEDKQTFLQDCEDDGETAAGGRLLHLMQILNVRNVLVVVSRWYGGILLGPDRFKHINNCARTILVEYNYVHSVEESSKQVGKSKRIKKDNKKRMEH; encoded by the exons CTTGATGAAATTGAAGCCCTATCATCCATATATGGTGAAGATTGGTGTGTTGTTgatgaagatgaaaaaatcTATTGCATTAAGATCAGCAATTGTCTGGAGCAACCTAAATGGACCCTCTGTTTACAG GTAGTTTTGCCTCCAGGATATCCAGCTGCCGAGCCACCTATTTATCAACTGAA TGCCTCTTGGCTTCGAGGACAGGATTATATGGAACTAGCAAATAGCTTGGAAGAAATATACAT ACAGAACCTTGGTGAAAGTATTCTTTATTTATGGGTGGAGAAGATACGAGAAGTTCTGATAGAAAAGGCACAGTCATCAGGCTCAG AACCAGATAATAAGAAAATCAGTGAAGAAGTCGATGAAGATAATGAAGATGATTTTCTCTTGGACCATCAGCCAGTTCAGGAAGATTCAgttaaaatgctgaattttattACATCTGAAAGCCAAGaag ATGAAGAACTGCCGTTGATACATCATGGAAACCCAATCACAGACCGAAGGAGTACCTTCCAGGCACATCTGGCTCCTGTGGTGACACCTCGACAA gtaAAGAGAATTCTTGAAAAATTGTATGAGAATAAGAAAATTGCTAGTGCTACCCACAACATATATGCATACAG aatatacTGTGAAGATAAGCAGACCTTCTTACAGGATTGTGAAGATGATGGGGagacagcagcaggaggacGTCTTCTTCATCTTATGCAG ATTTTGAATGTCCGCAACGTGTTAGTGGTGGTATCCCGCTGGTATGGAGGTATTCTATTAGGACCAGATCGTTTTAAACACATCAATAATTGTGCAAGAACTATCCTTGTGGAATACAACTACGTACATTCAGTG gaagaatCATCTAAACAAGTGGGAAAGAGCAAAAGGATAAAGaaggacaacaagaagagaATGGAACATTAA